Proteins encoded in a region of the Gammaproteobacteria bacterium genome:
- a CDS encoding thioesterase family protein — protein MQRVKLSPPETFFFSMERTVGISDLNYARHMDSVAMIRVIHEARLQFLADLGFSESNIYGLGMVVTDLAIDFRSESFANDVLIVDVGVSKFNKYGFDIGFQVTNRALDTVVCIANVGVVFFDFDNHKLAELPAAFRARLENPASQVA, from the coding sequence ATGCAAAGAGTGAAGTTAAGTCCCCCGGAAACATTTTTCTTCAGCATGGAGCGCACGGTCGGGATCAGTGACCTGAATTACGCTCGCCATATGGACAGTGTTGCCATGATTCGGGTAATCCACGAAGCCAGACTGCAGTTTCTCGCCGACCTTGGTTTCAGTGAATCCAACATCTACGGCCTTGGCATGGTGGTAACAGACCTGGCCATCGATTTCCGCTCTGAATCTTTTGCCAACGACGTTCTGATCGTCGACGTAGGGGTCAGTAAATTCAACAAATACGGTTTTGATATCGGCTTTCAGGTGACCAACCGCGCACTCGATACCGTCGTCTGCATCGCCAATGTAGGGGTGGTGTTCTTTGATTTCGACAACCACAAGCTGGCGGAATTACCGGCCGCGTTCCGGGCGCGTCTGGAAAACCCCGCTTCACAGGTCGCCTGA
- a CDS encoding mucoidy inhibitor MuiA family protein yields the protein MFKFRNIGFRKGGPGSLALLAVLGFAVPGHADDIEVTSEIDRVTVYLSGAEVTRRSEVTIPAGQHRLVVEGLPPGVDPARLQLSVASNEVRLGTLQLEELHAGDLVSEDERRLQTELDLLLFERQEIADRIEAANTQLQLLSSLADGSVGGQQATLDSSDLPALLQTLSESSLQARQVIRQANRELAGKDQEIGQKKFELSQVATRQRTEQILTVAVEAAGAVTTVIDVTYPVNQARWTWLYEARLDTEARQLALERKVSVTQGSGEDWTDVAVTITTARPNQNTETPQLGSLLVDFYKPPPPIALESRALSAADVEEVAVTGSFVRRNEGFAAASPVVEIAATQYLVNFEIPGRVSIAADRQPQILPIDQRGIAVELVTRAVPERDTNAYLEARFTLEASEPLQAGIMQLYRDGAFIGRRPVAALQPQDEINLPFGQDERVTVEVFPEQEASRGGGAFRRTAVEDRRVRYQVTSFHAEAIELEVLARIAVAQNDEIEVEIGAGATPADAQDVAGNPGVLMWQRRAQPGEAVQIRHYYSIRYPDDERLNFLGR from the coding sequence ATGTTCAAATTCAGGAATATCGGCTTTCGAAAGGGTGGTCCAGGCAGTCTGGCCCTGCTTGCCGTGTTGGGGTTTGCCGTTCCAGGCCATGCCGATGATATCGAAGTAACTTCTGAAATCGATCGCGTCACGGTCTATCTCAGCGGAGCCGAGGTCACCAGGCGCAGCGAGGTGACTATTCCGGCCGGTCAGCATCGGTTGGTTGTAGAGGGTCTGCCTCCGGGTGTTGATCCGGCCCGCTTGCAGCTGAGCGTCGCCAGCAATGAAGTGCGGCTTGGCACCCTGCAGCTGGAAGAGTTGCATGCCGGTGACCTGGTCAGTGAGGATGAGCGTCGCCTGCAGACAGAGCTGGACCTGCTGCTGTTTGAACGGCAGGAAATCGCTGACCGTATAGAAGCGGCCAATACGCAACTGCAGCTTCTGTCTTCGCTGGCGGACGGATCGGTAGGCGGGCAGCAGGCGACGCTCGACAGCAGCGATCTGCCTGCCTTGCTGCAGACACTTTCCGAGTCCTCGCTGCAGGCGCGACAGGTTATTCGGCAGGCCAATCGTGAACTGGCAGGCAAGGACCAGGAGATTGGGCAGAAAAAGTTCGAGCTTTCCCAGGTGGCCACCAGGCAGCGTACCGAGCAGATTCTGACGGTGGCGGTGGAGGCCGCTGGCGCTGTGACCACTGTCATTGATGTGACGTATCCGGTCAATCAGGCTCGCTGGACCTGGCTCTACGAGGCCCGACTTGATACCGAGGCCCGACAGTTAGCGCTTGAACGCAAGGTTTCCGTCACTCAGGGCAGTGGTGAGGATTGGACCGATGTGGCAGTCACGATCACCACCGCCCGACCCAATCAGAATACCGAGACGCCGCAGCTAGGTTCCCTGCTGGTGGATTTCTACAAGCCGCCACCGCCCATCGCCCTGGAGTCCAGGGCGCTCTCGGCAGCGGATGTTGAGGAGGTGGCAGTCACCGGCTCATTTGTTCGTCGCAATGAAGGCTTTGCGGCAGCCAGCCCCGTGGTGGAGATCGCTGCCACCCAATACCTGGTAAATTTTGAAATCCCCGGTCGGGTGAGTATCGCAGCCGACCGACAGCCGCAGATTCTGCCGATTGATCAGCGCGGCATTGCAGTAGAACTGGTGACTCGCGCCGTACCGGAGCGGGATACCAATGCGTACCTGGAAGCCCGTTTTACCCTGGAAGCCAGCGAGCCCCTCCAGGCCGGTATCATGCAGCTTTATCGGGATGGGGCGTTTATCGGTCGCCGACCGGTAGCGGCACTGCAACCCCAGGACGAGATCAATCTGCCGTTTGGTCAGGATGAGCGTGTGACAGTAGAAGTCTTTCCGGAGCAGGAGGCCTCCCGGGGCGGCGGGGCTTTCCGGCGTACTGCCGTGGAGGACCGTCGGGTGCGCTATCAGGTGACCAGTTTTCATGCTGAAGCTATCGAACTGGAAGTGCTGGCCAGGATTGCGGTGGCACAGAACGATGAAATCGAGGTTGAGATTGGTGCCGGGGCCACTCCCGCCGACGCACAGGACGTGGCGGGAAACCCCGGCGTGCTGATGTGGCAGCGACGGGCACAACCTGGTGAGGCCGTGCAGATCCGCCACTATTACAGCATTCGTTATCCGGACGACGAGCGCCTGAATTTCCTGGGCAGATAG
- a CDS encoding leucyl aminopeptidase gives MKYSLSSALPANIITDCLVVTVLDRSTLTVSGKQLDAASNKVLSKILRSGDLGEAPASTLLLHDIKGIKAKRVLLVNGGKADKLDGKSYRKLLQGAMKSLAGLGISSAHFLLTDTVVRDRDGNWVVSQTVQQIEDSLYRYDSTKSSKVTKPGLNQVGISLPADISRAAARNAIKLGRSVSAGVSVARELGNLPGNVCTPTYLAEECKKLATRYKSVKTDVLSEKQMARLGMGSLLSVSAGSAEEAKLIVVQYKGTSKANSKPYILVGKGITFDTGGISIKPGAAMDEMKFDMCGAASVVGTLHSVAQLQLPINVIGIIPSAENMPGGKATKPGDVVTSMSGKTIEILNTDAEGRLILCDALTYAERFKPRTVIDIATLTGSAVATFGNVVSALLANDQNLADELLECGQQALDPAWQLPLWDEYQPLLDSNFADIANIGGPRAGCITAACFLSRFTEKFKWAHLDIAGSAWDQGKEKGATGRPVSLLVDYLSRQKA, from the coding sequence ATGAAGTACTCTCTCAGTTCTGCACTACCCGCCAATATCATCACCGATTGCCTGGTCGTCACCGTGCTCGACAGATCCACCCTGACCGTGAGCGGTAAGCAACTGGATGCGGCCAGCAACAAGGTTCTCAGTAAAATCCTGCGCAGTGGTGACCTCGGTGAAGCACCGGCCAGCACTCTGTTGCTGCATGACATCAAGGGAATCAAAGCCAAGCGCGTGCTGCTCGTCAATGGCGGCAAGGCTGACAAACTGGACGGCAAAAGTTACCGCAAGCTTCTGCAGGGCGCCATGAAATCTCTGGCAGGACTGGGAATCAGCAGCGCACATTTTCTGCTCACCGACACGGTGGTCAGGGACCGGGATGGCAACTGGGTAGTCAGCCAGACGGTGCAACAGATTGAGGACAGCCTGTACCGCTATGACAGCACCAAGAGCAGCAAAGTCACCAAACCGGGTCTCAATCAGGTAGGTATTTCCCTGCCCGCCGACATCAGCCGCGCGGCGGCCAGGAACGCCATCAAACTGGGCCGGTCTGTCAGCGCCGGGGTCAGCGTCGCGCGGGAACTGGGCAATCTGCCAGGCAATGTCTGCACGCCCACTTACCTGGCAGAAGAATGTAAAAAACTGGCTACGCGCTACAAGAGCGTTAAAACCGATGTGCTGAGTGAGAAGCAGATGGCGCGCCTGGGCATGGGGTCACTCCTGTCAGTAAGCGCCGGCTCGGCCGAGGAAGCAAAACTGATCGTAGTCCAATATAAAGGCACCAGCAAAGCCAATAGCAAGCCCTATATCCTGGTTGGCAAGGGGATCACCTTTGATACCGGCGGCATCAGTATTAAACCCGGTGCAGCCATGGACGAGATGAAATTCGACATGTGTGGCGCCGCCAGCGTCGTGGGCACCCTGCACAGCGTCGCGCAATTACAGCTGCCCATCAATGTGATAGGGATAATTCCCAGTGCGGAAAATATGCCTGGCGGCAAGGCTACCAAGCCCGGCGACGTGGTCACCAGCATGTCCGGGAAAACTATCGAGATCCTCAACACCGACGCCGAAGGCCGGCTTATCCTGTGTGACGCACTGACCTATGCCGAACGGTTCAAGCCCCGAACAGTGATCGACATTGCCACCCTGACCGGTTCTGCGGTGGCCACCTTCGGCAACGTGGTCTCCGCCCTCCTGGCCAATGACCAGAATTTGGCCGACGAACTGCTGGAGTGCGGACAACAGGCCCTGGACCCGGCCTGGCAATTACCATTGTGGGACGAATACCAGCCGTTGCTGGACAGTAATTTCGCCGACATCGCCAATATTGGCGGCCCCCGCGCCGGTTGTATTACGGCGGCCTGTTTTCTGTCCCGCTTCACCGAAAAGTTCAAGTGGGCGCACCTGGATATTGCCGGCAGCGCCTGGGACCAGGGCAAAGAAAAGGGTGCAACCGGCCGTCCCGTCAGCCTGCTGGTTGACTACCTCAGTCGACAAAAAGCCTGA
- a CDS encoding peptidylprolyl isomerase gives MSHAETVQQGSQVTLFFSLSLIDGELVDSNFDREPATFRFGDGNMLPGFEQQLLGRHAGEELEVVLGPEQAFGAVNEGNIHRLPRARFTQFLDEEYEALQPGTVISFKDPAGFDLPGVIKEKFDATVVVDFNHPLAGKEILFKARIISVLPADISPVEIKL, from the coding sequence ATGTCGCATGCTGAGACTGTCCAACAGGGAAGCCAGGTCACTCTGTTTTTTTCCCTGTCTCTGATTGATGGGGAACTGGTTGACAGTAACTTTGATCGAGAGCCTGCTACCTTCCGGTTCGGCGACGGTAACATGCTGCCAGGTTTCGAGCAGCAGTTGCTGGGTCGGCATGCCGGTGAAGAGCTGGAGGTGGTGCTGGGACCGGAACAGGCATTCGGCGCAGTCAATGAAGGCAATATTCACCGTCTTCCCCGAGCGCGTTTTACCCAGTTCCTGGATGAGGAGTACGAGGCACTGCAGCCGGGTACCGTTATTTCCTTCAAAGACCCGGCTGGATTCGACCTGCCTGGTGTGATAAAAGAGAAATTCGATGCCACAGTAGTGGTGGATTTCAATCACCCGCTGGCGGGCAAGGAAATCCTTTTCAAGGCCCGAATTATCAGCGTCCTGCCGGCCGATATCAGTCCGGTGGAAATTAAGTTATAG
- a CDS encoding valine--tRNA ligase, whose protein sequence is MDKTFQPRQLEAHWYKTWEEAGYFQPQGDGEPYCIVIPPPNVTGHLHMGHGFQQTIMDALIRYQRMMGRKSLWQVGTDHAGIATQMVVERQLSAAGTSRLELGREDFVARVWEWKEQSGGNITRQLRRMGSSPDWSRERFTMDEQLSRVVEKVFVELYDEGLIYRGNRLVNWDPALHTAISDLEVISQEENGSLWHFRYPLCDGETTADGADHIVIATTRPETLLGDTAVAVHPEDARYQELIGKWVQLPLCDRRIPIIADDYVDPEFGTGCVKITPAHDFNDYEVGKRHDLEMINIFTIDATINENAPTPYQGLDRFDARKQVVADLENLDLLEKIDPHKLKVPRGDRSGVVIEPYLTNQWYVAVKSLAEPAIEAVENGAIQFVPKNWENTYFAWMRDIQDWCISRQLWWGHRIPAWYDSDNNIYVGHDEADVRQKYQLAAELELHQDEDVLDTWFSSALWTFSTLGWPDDMETFRTYHPTDVLVTGFDIIFFWVARMIMMTLKFTGQVPFHKVYIHGLIRDDHGQKMSKSKGNVLDPIDLIDGIALDALVAKRTSDMMQPELAGKIEQMTRESFPDGIPGYGTDALRFTFYSLATTGRDIIFDLGRIEGYRNFCNKIWNAARYALMNSEEKALDLEALKKGRLTVADRWILSRLQQAVTEVHNGMANYRFDLVAQAIHSFFWDEYCDWYLELSKPVLWDEESNPEQAAATRYVLLVTLEQSLRLLHPFMPFISEEVWQRVAPLLDIAGPTIMLQPYPLEDSTMKDSAAEAEVDWLKGVILAIRNIRGEMDIPPGKVIPVLFRNGNENDRQLLEGNRQYLTRLAKLESVQWLEADAELPPAATQLHGELEILVPMAGLIDTEAEIARLNKEIVKLQGVLEGITKKLANEKFVANAPAEVVEKERDKQAGLQASLAALQGKLETLQQLAD, encoded by the coding sequence ATGGATAAAACCTTCCAACCCCGACAACTTGAAGCTCACTGGTATAAAACCTGGGAAGAAGCCGGCTATTTTCAGCCCCAGGGTGACGGCGAACCCTACTGCATAGTCATACCGCCACCCAATGTGACTGGCCATCTGCACATGGGGCATGGCTTTCAGCAGACCATCATGGATGCCCTTATCCGTTACCAGCGGATGATGGGGCGAAAATCCCTGTGGCAGGTCGGCACGGACCACGCAGGCATCGCCACCCAGATGGTAGTGGAAAGGCAACTGAGTGCAGCAGGGACCAGCCGCCTCGAGCTGGGTCGGGAGGATTTTGTTGCCAGAGTCTGGGAATGGAAAGAGCAGTCCGGCGGCAACATTACGCGCCAGTTGCGTCGCATGGGCTCTTCCCCGGACTGGAGCCGGGAACGCTTTACCATGGACGAGCAGCTGTCCCGGGTAGTGGAAAAGGTTTTCGTTGAGCTCTATGACGAGGGCCTGATTTACCGGGGCAATCGCCTGGTAAACTGGGACCCTGCTCTGCATACAGCCATCTCCGACCTTGAAGTCATCTCACAGGAAGAAAACGGCTCTCTCTGGCATTTCCGTTATCCGTTATGTGACGGCGAAACCACCGCCGACGGCGCCGACCACATTGTCATTGCCACCACGCGACCGGAGACACTGCTGGGGGATACAGCCGTGGCCGTGCATCCGGAAGACGCTCGTTACCAGGAACTGATCGGCAAGTGGGTTCAGCTACCCCTGTGTGATCGCCGTATTCCCATTATCGCCGATGATTATGTAGACCCGGAGTTCGGCACCGGCTGTGTAAAAATCACCCCTGCGCATGATTTCAACGACTACGAAGTCGGCAAACGCCATGATCTTGAAATGATCAACATCTTCACAATCGATGCGACCATAAACGAGAACGCGCCGACTCCCTATCAGGGGCTCGACCGCTTTGATGCGCGCAAGCAGGTGGTTGCCGACCTGGAAAATCTGGACCTGCTGGAGAAAATCGATCCGCACAAATTGAAAGTACCCCGGGGCGATCGCAGCGGTGTGGTCATCGAACCCTACCTCACCAATCAATGGTACGTGGCAGTCAAATCACTGGCCGAGCCAGCCATTGAGGCTGTCGAAAACGGTGCTATCCAGTTTGTGCCGAAAAACTGGGAGAATACTTATTTCGCCTGGATGCGGGACATTCAGGACTGGTGCATCAGCCGCCAGCTCTGGTGGGGGCATCGTATTCCGGCCTGGTATGACAGCGACAACAATATTTACGTTGGCCACGATGAGGCTGACGTTAGGCAGAAATACCAGTTGGCGGCAGAGCTGGAACTCCACCAGGACGAAGATGTGCTGGATACCTGGTTCTCTTCCGCACTGTGGACTTTTTCCACCCTGGGCTGGCCGGATGATATGGAAACATTCCGCACCTACCACCCTACGGATGTCCTGGTCACGGGGTTTGACATAATCTTTTTCTGGGTCGCCCGCATGATTATGATGACCCTTAAATTTACCGGCCAGGTACCTTTCCACAAAGTCTATATTCACGGATTGATAAGGGACGACCATGGCCAGAAGATGTCCAAGTCAAAAGGAAATGTACTTGACCCCATCGACCTCATTGACGGCATTGCACTGGACGCCCTGGTAGCCAAACGCACCAGCGACATGATGCAACCGGAACTGGCCGGCAAGATCGAGCAGATGACACGGGAATCCTTCCCTGATGGCATTCCAGGGTATGGTACCGACGCCTTACGTTTCACGTTCTACTCTCTGGCCACTACCGGCCGCGATATCATTTTCGACCTGGGTCGTATCGAGGGCTATCGAAATTTCTGTAACAAGATCTGGAACGCTGCCCGCTACGCCCTGATGAACAGTGAAGAAAAAGCACTGGACCTGGAGGCATTGAAAAAGGGTCGGCTGACCGTCGCAGACCGCTGGATACTGTCCCGTCTGCAGCAGGCTGTCACAGAAGTTCATAACGGTATGGCCAACTACCGGTTCGACCTGGTAGCACAGGCCATTCACAGTTTTTTCTGGGATGAGTACTGCGACTGGTACCTCGAACTCTCGAAACCGGTTCTCTGGGACGAGGAGTCCAACCCGGAGCAGGCGGCCGCCACCCGCTACGTGTTACTGGTTACTCTCGAGCAGAGTCTGCGTCTGCTGCATCCCTTCATGCCTTTTATCAGCGAAGAGGTCTGGCAGCGGGTGGCACCCCTGCTGGACATCGCTGGGCCGACTATCATGCTGCAGCCCTACCCGCTGGAAGATTCCACGATGAAGGATTCGGCAGCGGAAGCCGAAGTGGACTGGCTCAAGGGCGTGATACTGGCCATTAGAAACATTCGTGGCGAAATGGATATCCCGCCAGGCAAAGTGATTCCCGTCCTGTTTCGCAACGGCAACGAAAACGATCGGCAGTTGCTGGAAGGCAACCGACAGTACCTGACCCGCCTTGCCAAACTGGAGTCTGTGCAGTGGCTGGAAGCAGACGCGGAATTACCACCTGCTGCCACGCAGCTGCACGGCGAGTTGGAAATCCTGGTGCCAATGGCGGGGCTGATTGATACTGAAGCCGAAATAGCCCGCCTTAACAAGGAGATTGTCAAACTTCAGGGTGTTCTGGAAGGAATCACCAAAAAACTGGCTAATGAGAAATTCGTTGCCAATGCGCCGGCGGAGGTGGTTGAGAAGGAGCGGGACAAACAGGCCGGCCTGCAGGCGTCGCTTGCTGCTTTGCAGGGAAAGCTCGAAACCCTGCAACAGCTGGCTGACTGA
- the lptF gene encoding LPS export ABC transporter permease LptF — protein MIIFRYLSRQILTVMTAVTLILLVVGLINRFIQYLSEAVAGEMSSNVLVLLIFYRLPDFLLVILPLALFLAILLAYGRMYAENEMTVLIASGLSRRRLLGYTLGSALLVVGLVSLLSLVLAPWGFRHTELLKQQQDELTEVDLIAAGQFQEFNDGERITYAERIARGPAGRRLENVIVISNPAGSDRGSAIRILVSESARPEVDPDSGARFLRLESVFQYQGEPGSAEFTVGQFDVQAILLPEQAGIQEIDEERALRTSDLFGSPDPALQAELQWRLSTILIIPIVTLIAVPLSRVNPRQGRFGKLVPAALLYAVYYILLQVSRDQVASGELSGSVGLWWVHVLFLLIGAIVYQDFPGYGRRRKSTS, from the coding sequence GTGATAATTTTTCGTTACCTCAGCAGGCAAATCCTTACGGTTATGACGGCCGTCACCCTCATTCTGTTGGTGGTCGGTCTGATCAATCGCTTTATTCAGTACCTGTCGGAAGCCGTGGCCGGTGAGATGTCGTCCAACGTCCTGGTGCTGCTGATTTTCTATCGCCTCCCCGATTTCCTGCTGGTTATTCTCCCCCTCGCGCTGTTCCTGGCGATCCTGCTCGCCTATGGGCGCATGTATGCCGAGAATGAAATGACGGTATTGATAGCCAGCGGGTTGAGCCGCAGGCGGTTGCTGGGTTACACCCTGGGCAGCGCCCTGCTGGTGGTAGGGCTGGTGTCTCTGCTAAGCCTGGTACTGGCGCCATGGGGGTTTCGCCATACCGAGCTGCTGAAGCAGCAGCAGGACGAATTGACCGAAGTGGATCTTATCGCTGCCGGGCAATTTCAGGAATTCAATGACGGCGAGCGCATTACCTATGCCGAGCGGATCGCCAGAGGCCCGGCAGGCCGGCGGCTGGAAAACGTCATTGTGATTTCCAATCCTGCTGGCAGTGACCGCGGCTCCGCGATCCGGATTCTGGTCTCCGAATCGGCCCGGCCCGAGGTGGACCCCGATTCCGGCGCCCGTTTTCTGCGACTGGAAAGCGTTTTTCAGTACCAGGGAGAGCCAGGTTCGGCAGAGTTCACAGTCGGTCAGTTTGATGTTCAGGCAATTCTGCTGCCTGAGCAGGCCGGTATTCAGGAAATTGACGAGGAAAGAGCCCTGCGAACCAGCGATCTGTTCGGCTCCCCGGACCCGGCCCTCCAGGCGGAGTTGCAGTGGCGACTTTCGACGATTCTGATAATTCCAATTGTCACGCTGATCGCCGTCCCGTTAAGCAGGGTCAATCCTCGTCAGGGCCGCTTTGGCAAGCTGGTTCCAGCGGCTCTGTTGTATGCGGTCTACTATATTCTCTTGCAGGTCAGTCGCGATCAGGTTGCCTCCGGCGAATTGTCCGGCAGTGTCGGGTTGTGGTGGGTGCATGTACTGTTTCTGCTGATAGGAGCGATTGTTTATCAGGACTTTCCGGGATATGGCCGGCGCAGGAAAAGCACGTCATGA
- a CDS encoding DNA polymerase III subunit chi, whose product MPKVCFYPLRQGSTQESLVFACRLVDKATQLGHRVHLLVRDENQLKLLDDLLWQFRADSFIPHQRLSDDHKSLDTRVTLGTKNCLPKERDVLINLTETVWDQHAQFPDIREVVPASEEDRTLGRQRYRFYQDQGYTVETKKLTAN is encoded by the coding sequence ATGCCAAAGGTCTGTTTCTACCCGCTCAGGCAGGGCAGCACTCAGGAATCCCTGGTGTTCGCCTGCCGGCTGGTGGACAAGGCGACCCAACTGGGCCATCGGGTTCATCTGCTGGTGCGCGACGAAAATCAGCTCAAGCTGCTGGACGACCTGCTGTGGCAATTCCGTGCCGACAGTTTTATTCCTCACCAGCGCCTTAGCGACGACCACAAGTCTTTGGATACACGGGTTACGCTCGGGACTAAAAACTGCTTACCGAAAGAGCGGGATGTCCTGATCAACCTCACCGAAACGGTCTGGGATCAGCATGCGCAGTTTCCGGACATTCGGGAAGTGGTTCCGGCCAGTGAGGAGGACCGCACGCTGGGCAGGCAGCGATACCGGTTCTATCAGGACCAGGGCTACACGGTCGAAACCAAAAAGTTAACGGCAAACTGA
- the ispH gene encoding 4-hydroxy-3-methylbut-2-enyl diphosphate reductase — translation MSSQSESTGRASIKLANPRGFCAGVDRAIDIVNRALDLFGAPIYVRHEVVHNKFVVDSLRQRGAVFVDELAEIPLQDEHGRASIVIFSAHGVSRAVKDEAEDKGYQVFDATCPLVTKVHLEVSKFSQSGTECVLIGHQFHPEVEGTMGQYDTSAGGSIYLVESVEDVAKLEVADPENLAYVTQTTLSMDDTSKVIDALREKFPSIQGPRKKDICYATQNRQDAVKQLALECDLLLVVGSPNSSNSNRLKELAERMGCESHLIDSVVEINDAWLLNKHRLGVTAGASAPEILVQQVVNYLQEYSGISPEEVRGVEENIVFSLPRELRTG, via the coding sequence ATGAGCAGTCAGTCAGAGTCAACCGGCAGAGCCAGCATTAAACTGGCAAATCCACGCGGGTTTTGCGCCGGGGTTGATCGTGCCATCGACATAGTCAATCGGGCGCTGGATCTGTTCGGTGCGCCCATCTACGTGCGGCACGAAGTTGTGCATAACAAATTCGTGGTGGACAGCCTGCGCCAGCGTGGTGCCGTATTTGTGGACGAGCTGGCGGAAATTCCGCTGCAGGATGAACACGGTAGGGCTTCGATCGTAATCTTCAGTGCTCACGGCGTCTCGAGAGCGGTGAAGGACGAGGCGGAAGACAAAGGTTACCAGGTTTTTGATGCAACCTGCCCGCTGGTTACCAAGGTTCACCTGGAGGTCAGCAAATTCAGCCAGTCAGGCACGGAATGTGTACTGATCGGTCATCAGTTTCACCCTGAAGTGGAAGGCACCATGGGGCAGTACGACACCAGCGCCGGCGGCAGCATCTATCTGGTTGAGTCCGTCGAAGACGTTGCCAAGCTGGAGGTTGCCGATCCCGAAAATCTTGCTTACGTGACCCAGACTACCCTGTCCATGGACGACACCTCCAAAGTGATCGATGCACTGCGGGAGAAATTCCCCAGCATCCAGGGGCCGCGCAAAAAAGATATCTGCTATGCAACCCAGAACCGCCAGGACGCGGTTAAGCAACTGGCTCTCGAGTGCGATCTGTTACTGGTTGTCGGTTCGCCCAACAGTTCCAATTCCAATCGACTCAAAGAGCTTGCCGAGCGCATGGGCTGTGAATCCCATCTGATAGACAGTGTCGTTGAAATTAACGATGCGTGGTTGCTCAATAAACACCGTCTTGGCGTGACCGCCGGAGCGTCGGCGCCGGAGATTCTTGTACAGCAGGTTGTGAATTACCTGCAGGAATACAGTGGGATCAGCCCTGAAGAAGTCAGGGGAGTCGAGGAGAATATTGTTTTCAGTTTGCCAAGGGAGTTGCGTACCGGTTAG